One segment of Calditerrivibrio sp. DNA contains the following:
- the purS gene encoding phosphoribosylformylglycinamidine synthase subunit PurS, which translates to MKAIVTIKLKEVVLDPQGQAVLGSLSKLGYDFVNDVRVGKIIEIEFDKVRKYEDKIKELTEKLLVNPIIEEYTIKYVSDK; encoded by the coding sequence ATGAAAGCTATTGTTACTATTAAGCTAAAAGAGGTGGTTTTAGATCCACAGGGTCAGGCGGTACTTGGGTCTTTGTCCAAATTGGGTTATGATTTTGTAAATGATGTAAGGGTAGGTAAAATAATAGAAATAGAATTTGATAAAGTCAGAAAATATGAGGATAAGATAAAAGAATTAACAGAAAAGTTGTTGGTAAACCCTATAATAGAAGAATATACTATAAAATATGTGAGTGATAAATAA
- a CDS encoding leucyl aminopeptidase, with the protein MIEISFDEGAFYKNYLFFLEVDNKFIKDVDNNFSLLLNEICTKDELKDKEPKKYSFVYNDNLVNVVIIPFNKGSFSSQDALEMGHKVLKLIDKKGYDSIYVHYLDKEDMDSRSFYQFLEGILFAYYSFDLYKTDICSRTDLKIVLNKSFMQYLSCDLLQELKNIFICIYKVKDLINMPPNELTPNTFCEIAKEILPDNVFIEVFGEEEIKSLGMNLLYYVGKGSENKPRFLILRYKGGRADNYALVGKGVTFDSGGTNLKPTGSIESMKSDMAGAATVLGLVNAIAQNKLPLNVTGYIPLVENTIGAEAYRPGDIIKSFNGKTVEILNTDAEGRLILADAISYAIKEKPNLLIDLATLTGACVTALGSDIAGCFCNDDRLFTELSQFFDKNVEYIVRLPLHKNYKERIKSKNADIQNISKKRTEAGAIIGALFLDEFIEGVPWAHFDIAGTAFMDDCHKIYGEGGTGFGLRSLYEFFKWKASCG; encoded by the coding sequence ATGATTGAAATTTCATTTGATGAAGGTGCTTTTTATAAAAATTATTTATTTTTTTTAGAAGTTGATAATAAATTTATAAAAGATGTTGATAATAACTTTAGTCTTCTTTTGAATGAAATCTGTACAAAAGATGAATTAAAGGATAAGGAGCCTAAGAAATACAGTTTTGTTTACAATGATAATCTCGTAAATGTGGTGATTATCCCTTTTAATAAAGGTAGTTTCTCATCACAAGATGCTCTAGAGATGGGGCATAAGGTTTTAAAGTTGATTGATAAAAAGGGTTATGATTCAATATATGTACATTATCTTGATAAAGAAGATATGGATAGTAGATCTTTTTACCAATTTTTAGAGGGGATCCTTTTTGCCTATTATTCTTTTGATCTGTATAAAACAGATATATGTAGTCGTACTGACCTAAAAATAGTTTTGAATAAGTCTTTTATGCAGTATTTAAGTTGCGATTTATTGCAAGAGTTAAAAAATATATTCATCTGCATATACAAAGTCAAAGACCTTATCAATATGCCTCCAAATGAACTTACACCGAATACTTTTTGTGAGATTGCAAAAGAGATATTACCTGATAATGTGTTTATAGAGGTATTTGGTGAAGAAGAGATTAAGTCATTAGGCATGAATTTGTTATATTATGTTGGTAAAGGGAGTGAAAACAAACCGCGCTTTCTTATCCTCAGGTATAAAGGGGGTAGAGCAGATAATTATGCTTTAGTGGGGAAAGGAGTAACTTTCGATTCTGGGGGAACAAACCTCAAACCAACAGGTAGCATAGAGAGTATGAAATCAGATATGGCTGGAGCTGCGACAGTTTTGGGGCTTGTTAATGCCATTGCTCAAAACAAGCTTCCTCTAAATGTAACTGGGTATATCCCATTGGTAGAGAATACTATTGGTGCTGAGGCCTATCGCCCTGGGGATATAATAAAATCATTTAATGGTAAAACAGTGGAGATTCTAAATACAGATGCTGAAGGTCGTTTGATACTTGCTGATGCTATTTCGTATGCTATAAAAGAAAAACCTAATTTGCTTATCGATTTAGCAACTCTTACTGGAGCATGTGTGACAGCTTTGGGGTCAGATATAGCTGGATGTTTTTGTAATGATGATAGGTTGTTCACAGAGTTAAGCCAGTTTTTTGATAAAAATGTGGAGTATATTGTTAGGCTACCCTTACATAAAAATTATAAGGAAAGAATAAAAAGTAAAAACGCTGATATACAGAATATATCCAAGAAAAGAACAGAAGCTGGAGCAATAATTGGAGCATTATTTTTGGATGAATTTATAGAAGGTGTACCTTGGGCTCATTTTGATATAGCTGGGACAGCATTTATGGACGATTGTCATAAAATTTATGGTGAAGGTGGTACTGGTTTTGGTTTGAGATCATTATATGAGTTTTTTAAGTGGAAAGCTTCTTGCGGGTAG